The Malassezia japonica chromosome 8, complete sequence genome includes a window with the following:
- a CDS encoding uncharacterized protein (COG:L; EggNog:ENOG503NZ04) encodes MGVPGLWQELAAAGIDRTLSDLAWEKWKTCPSKKQGLQLGIDATLWMYHARKAKGGKNPALRSLFFRLARLLTLPITPIFVLDGAERPKVKRDAAVYTGVHAIQVQFCAMLDAFQFAHWTAPAEAEAELAWMDKEGLIDAVLTDDVDALLFGARMVVRNSAWHERDHDEDDVDKAAVYDTAQGDWSVDSDGMVLVALLAGADYDTQGMFRCGVKTAIGLARAGFGAKLLAAFRTSYTRTADARKSAAEWDKFVAEWCTSVRAELVSNASGMLPRRLPKLASEMPDLFSTPDARQVLHSYVWPITSSTADRARVETVLAAVPRAQLPAIAKFAMTHFQWARDAIAQRMERILYPGLLVRELQEAAYAPATPQASPQTTPRKNKQRSPVTQITDFFASASAHSPERARNRSRIVQVHAERAAAYGTDLRVSYDTQPYLGQIQRALELEESDGSVVRAWLPECLLLVQGPQEQALVRAYRQQQQRKALGSPSKKQKKKGQARALIEHQFRFVFLSGCLQKGCLGPLCLL; translated from the exons ATGGGGGTGCCTGGGCTATGGCAGGagcttgcggcggccggcatCGACCGCACGCTCTCCGACCTGGCCTGGGAAAAGTGGAAGACATGCCCCTCGAAGAAACAAGGCCTGCAACTCGGCATCGATGCGACACTCTGGATGTACCACGCCCGCAAAGCCAAAGGAGGCAAGAACCCAGCACTGCGCTCCCTCTTTTTTCGGCTTGCGCGTCTTTTGACGTTGCCCATCACGCCCATTTTTGTCCTTGATGGTGCAGAGCGCCCCAAGGTGAAGCGCGATGCAGCTGTCTATACGGGCGTACATGCAATTCAAGTCCAGTTTTGTGCAATGCTCGACGCGTTTCAGTTTGCGCACTGGacggcgcctgccgaggccgaggcggagcttGCGTGGATGGACAAGGAAGGACTCATCGATGCCGTGCTTACCGATGACGTTGATGCACTGCTATTTGGTGCTCGGATGGTCGTGCGGAACAGTGCGTGGCACGAGCGTGATCacgacgaagacgacgTCGACAAGGCGGCCGTATACGATACTGCGCAAGGCGACTGGAGCGTAGATAGCGACGGAATGGTCTTGGTCGCTCTCCTCGCAGGCGCGGATTACGATACTCAGGGCATGTTTCGGTGCGGAGTCAAG ACGGCCATCGGCCTCGCCCGCGCTGGATTCGGCGCCAAGCTCCTTGCCGCATTTCGCACGTCATACACTCGCACAGCTGATGCACGCAAGTCTGCTGCGGAATGGGACAAGTTTGTCGCAGAGTGGTGCACATccgtgcgtgccgagcttgTGTCGAATGCAAGTGGCATGCTGCCTCGGCGTCTGCCCAAGCTGGCGTCCGAGATGCCGGACCTATTTTCGACAcccgacgcgcgccaggtCTTGCACAGTTACGTGTGGCCCATAacgtcgtcgacggcggACCGTGCGCGTGTCGAGACAGTGCTGGCCGCAGTGCCCCGTGCACAGCTGCCTGCGATTGCGAAATTTGCCATGACGCACTTTCAGTGGGCACGCGACGCgattgcgcagcgcatggagCGCATACTGTACCCCGGCCTACTGGTGCGTGAGCTCCAGGAGGCCGCGTATGCacccgcgacgccgcaaGCAAGTCCAcagacgacgccgcgcaagaACAAGCAGCGCTCGCCCGTGACACAGATCACCGACTTTTTTGCATCGGCCAGCGCGCACTCTCCCGAGCGTGCACGGAACCGTTCGCGAATTGTCCAGGTACATGCagagcgtgctgctgcgtaTGGTACCGACTTACGTGTATCGTACGACACTCAGCCGTACCTCGGCCAAATtcagcgtgcgctcgagctaGAAGAGAGTGACGGGAGCGTGGTTCGTGCGTGGCTCCCCGAGTGTCTTTTGCTTGTTCAAGGGCCGCAAGAGCAGGCACTGGTGCGCGCGTACcgccagcagcagcagcgaaAAGCGCTTGGATCGCCAAGCAAGAAGCAAAAGA AGAAGGGACAGGCAAGAGCGCTGATCGAGCACCAGTTCCGTTTCGTGTTCCTGAGCGGGTGCCTGCAGAAAGGGTGTCTCGGGCCCCTGTGCCTGCTGTGA
- a CDS encoding aminodeoxychorismate lyase (EggNog:ENOG503P1UB; COG:J), whose product MVKTFAQQTQYPYPWTACVQAFFLRYPNPQASHVLTVDVLDRRIEERPPRTASGTPSVVLCTSRLMLKRGSLPSWAPKNIIKSSESWVLEESEVDLTPPSGDAPRTMSIWTRNLDHTAVLAVTEAIRFAENTAGVPPAPPTTCLTMSDIRSELSFGLLRRRIEKFGLKRYLAHKDTSRDGLIWSIQHLAHLIDPSKAASVQKQVAPSKTKTQRLLHALRPPFLDGYPLGPVQWLKRRWRQWRDGELSMGY is encoded by the exons ATGGTGAAGACGTTTGCGCAGCAGACGCAGTACCC GTATCCATGGACGGCGTGTGTCCAGGCATTCTTTTTGCGGTACCCTAACCCGCAGGCATCGCATGTGCTCaccgtcgacgtgctcgaccggcgcatcgAAGAACGCCCGCCCCGGACGGCCTCCGGGACGCCGTCCGTCGTGCTGTGCACCTCGCGCCTGATGCTCAAGCGCGGCTCGCTCCCGAGCTGGGCGCCGAAGAATATCATCAAAAGCTCCGAGTCGTGGGTACTCGAGGAGAGCGAGGTGGACCTCACGCCACCCTCGGGCGATGCACCGCGCACCATGTCGATTTGGACGCGCAACTTGGACCACACTGCGGTGCTGGCAGTGACCGAGGCTATTCGCTTCGCGGAAAACACGGCGGGCGTcccgcctgcgccgccgacgacgtgccTGACCATGTCCGACATCCGCTCGGAACTGTCATTTGGGCTGCTGCGGCGACGCATCGAAAAGTTCGGCCTGAAGCGCTACCTGGCGCACAAGGACACATCGCGCGACGGTCTGATCTGGTCGATTCAGCACCTCGCACACCTTATCGACCCGAGCAAGGCCGCGTCTGTACAGAAACAAGTCGCGCCGTCCAAAACCaagacgcagcgccttttgcacgcgctccgcccGCCGTTCCTCGACGGGTACCCGCTGGGGCCGGTTCAGTGGCTGAAAAGGCGCTGGCGCCAGTGGCGCGACGGGGAGCTGTCGATGGGGTATTAG
- the SRP54 gene encoding signal-recognition-particle GTPase (BUSCO:EOG09261V9P; EggNog:ENOG503NU4T; COG:U) yields the protein MVLADLGRRLNQAFSDLQRQPVVDEASIDTLLKHVCNALLGSDVNVQLVQSLRQNVKAEVRTLLNEKGESLSDAQRKNQVQRVMFDHLVKLVDPGEGSTTHRLEKGKQNVIMFVGLQGSGKTTSCTKLALWYQKRGYKVGLVCADTFRAGAFDQLKQNAAKASIPFYGSYTETDPVAIAAAGVASFKKNRFDIIIVDTSGRHKQEKDLFTEMVDIGAAVKPAQTIMVLDASIGQAAEAQSRAFKEAAGYGALFVTKLDGHAKGGGAISAVASTKTPIIFIGTGEHIHDIEPFRARPFISKMLGMGDLTSLMDSVEEVQMNTDVQERQKNMMKKIQEGGTFSIRDWREQITNLMKMGPMSKLAGMIPGMGQMMGGGDGDSMASNRFKSMLYITDSMTPEELDSDGSLFTKPVRQRTTKEVAQKDKDAPKPKPKMRLTARAYRVARGSGTSVREVEEFLMQYRTVAKMVKKMGGKAGWLQQMQGGAGRRGGAPMLPPGMSREQAMKMQSALPPDIKAMLRQPGGREQLMKQMQSGNIPPSLANMQGGLPGMGGLPGMGGLPGMGGGGGMPDMAQMQQMMQNMGGMGGLGGMMQKMMGGGS from the exons ATGGTGCTGGCGGACCTCGGTCGGCGGCTGAACCAAGCGTTCAGCGACCTGCAGCGGCAGCCTGTTGTGGATGAGGCGTCGATTGATACGCTTCTGAAGCATGTGTGCAATGCCCTGCTGGGCAGCGACGTGAATGTGCAGCTAGTGCAATCGCTGCGGCAGAACGTCAAGGCCGAAGTGCGGACGCTCCTCAACGAGAAAGGCGAGTCGCTCtccgacgcgcagcgcaagaaCCAGGTGCAGCGTGTGATGTTTGACCACCTTGTGAAGCTCGTGGATCCTGGCGAGggctcgacgacgcaccgcctcgagaaAGGAAAGCAGAACGTGATCAT GTTTGTCGGTCTGCAGGGCTCGGGTAAGACGACGTCGTGTACAAAGCTCGCACTGTGGTACCAGAAGCGTGGCTACAAGGTCGGCCTCGTGTGTGCAGACACCTTCCGTGCCGGTGCCTTTGACCAGCTGAAGCAGAACGCGGCCAAGGCCTCGATTCCGTTCTACGGCTCCTACACCGAGACGGACCCCGTGGCGATCGCTGCGGCGGGTGTCGCGTCCTTTAAAAAGAACCGCTTCGATATCATCATTGTCGACACGTCCGGTCGCCACAAGCAGGAAAAGGACCTCTTCACCGAGATGGTCGACATTGGCGCGGCGGTCAAGCCCGCGCAGACCATCATGGTGCTCGACGCAAGCATCGGtcaggcggccgaggcacaGAGCCGCGCGTTCAAAGAGGCGGCAGGATACGGCGCGCTGTTTGTGACCAAGCTCGACGGCCACGCCAAGGGTGGCGGTGCGATCTCCGCCGTCGCGTCGACCAAGACACCGATCATCTTCATCGGTACCGGTGAGCACATCCACGACATTGAGCCATTCCGTGCGCGTCCGTTCATCTCCAAGATGCTCGGCATGGGCGATCTGACGAGCTTGATGGACAGCGTGGAAGAGGTGCAGATGAACACCGACGTCCAGGAGCGCCAAAAGAACATGATGAAGAAGATCCAAGAGGGCGGCACCTTTTCGATCCGCGACTGGCGCGAGCAGATCACGAACCTGATGAAGATGGGGCCGATGTCCAAGCTCGCAGGCATGATTCCGGGCATGGGCCAGATgatgggcggcggcgacggcgactcGATGGCGAGCAACCGTTTCAAGAGCATGCTGTACATTACGGATAGTATGACGCCGGAGGagctcgactcggacgGCTCGCTCTTTACCAAGCCCGTCCGCCAGCGCACCACCAAGGAGGTCGCGCAAAAGGATAAGGACGCGCCCAAGCCCAAGCCCAAGATGCGGCTTACTGCGCGTGCGtatcgcgtcgcgcgcggcagcggcacgtcggtgcgcgaggtcgaAGAGTTCCTCATGCAGTACCGCACCGTCGCCAAGATGGTCAAGAAGATGGGCGGCAAGGCCGGCTGGCTGCAGCAGATGCAGGGCGGTGCGGGACGccgtggcggcgcgccgatgctgccgccgggcatgtcgcgcgagcaggcgaTGAAGATGCAGAGCGCGCTTCCGCCGGATATCAAGGCGATGCTCCGGCAACCGGGCGGACGCGAGCAGCTCATGAAGCAGATGCAGAGCGGCAACATTCCGCCGTCGCTGGCCAACATGCAAGGCGGTCTTCCGGGCATGGGCGGCCTCCCGGGTATGGGCGGGCTGCCGGGCatgggcggcggtggcggcATGCCCGACATGGCGCAGATGCAGCAGATGATGCAG AACatgggcggcatgggcggcctcggcggcatgATGCAAAAGATGATGGGTGGCGGTTCGTAG
- the GPI18 gene encoding ER membrane glycoprotein subunit of the GPI transamidase complex-like protein (EggNog:ENOG503NYKS; SECRETED:SignalP(1-24); CAZy:GT76; COG:G; BUSCO:EOG09262GLP; TransMembrane:8 (n12-22c27/28o103-125i137-157o163-181i188-215o227-247i296-314o342-367i388-407o)): MHLARVSAGWRGVSVALLWCAAQGQQAFDTSGEIVQHTLGARAGEWDVWAAPFVRWDTVYFVAAAAHGYTTEQALAFQPGIVSVLRLGGYIGRLWDASAPWDATAAVVVATVLANIASWASPLLLYEVVRAWSTPSIARAAALFSAIAPASTSALSAPTPESFFSVLSLLGFWVLGTGHEAHRTARRALAAMCFAAATCFRANGILLAGYLVWHAAWAPKTQSLGRFAVRLLGVLPLVFVSISPWVLTQAWAYSRLCTQGAISPWCTWRVPLAYNYIQSTDVGLFRYWTLAQVPNFVLAAPVLLAGGIACATYGRRVGLPLLDAVLCPWRAPLGHETVPLPFMLHTLALLLVLLFASHVQIALRLCTPGGMPFVWYGLAHGSVHRRTALRYLVPYALVAGLLYAGFYPPA, translated from the exons atgcacctcgcgcgcgtctcggcgggCTGGCGGGGGgtgagcgtcgcgctgctgtggtgcgcggcgcagggccaGCAGGCGTTTGATACCTCGGGGGAGATTGTACAACATACACTGGGGGCACGCGCGGGGGAGTGGGACGTGTGGGCCGCACCATTCGTCCGCTGGGATACCGTGTACTTTGTcgcggctgctgcgcatggCTACACgaccgagcaggcgctcgcatTCCAGCCGGGGATTGTCAGTGTGCTGCGGCTGGGGGGGTATATAGGTAGGCTGTGGGACGCGAGTGCGCCGTGGgacgcgacggcggcggtggtCGTCGCGACAGTGCTCGCCAACATCGCGTCGTGGGCGAGTCCGTTGCTGCTGTACGAGGTCGTGCGCGCATGGAGCACGCCGAGTatcgcgcgtgcggctgCGCTCTTTTCGGCCATCGCACCGGCGAGCACATCGGCCCTGTCGGCACCTACGCCCGAGTCCTTCTTTTCGGTCCTGTCGCTGCTCGGCTTTTGGGTGCTAGGCACGGGCCACGAAGCGCATCGcacggctcggcgcgcgctcgcagcgATGTGCTTTGCGGCCGCGACGTGTTTCCGGGCAAATGGCATTCTGCTTGCCGGCTACCTCGTGTGGCACGCGGCGTGGGCGCCCAAGACCCAGAGCTTGGGCCGCTTTGCGGTGCGACTCTTGGGCGTCCTTCCTCTTGTATTCGTGTCCATCTCTCCGTGGGTCCTTACGCAGGCATGGGCGTATTCGCGCCTCTGTACCCAAGGCGCCATCTCGCCGTGGTGCACCTGGCGCGTTCCGCTCGCCTACAACTATATCCAGTCGAC GGACGTCGGCCTCTTTCGGTACTGGACGCTGGCGCAAGTCCCAAACTTtgtgctcgccgcgccggtgctgctcgccgGAGGTATTGCCTGCGCTACCTACGGACGCCGTGTCGGCCTGCCGCTtctcgacgcggtgctctgtccgtggcgcgcgccgctcggccatGAAACGGTCCCCCTTCCGTTCATGCTGCatacgctcgcgctcctgctcgtgcTCCTCTTCGCGAGCCATGTGCAGATTGCGCTGCGGCTGTGCACGCCCGGTGGCATGCCGTTTGTATGGTACGGGCTTGCGCATGGCAGTGTGCATCGGCGAACCGCGCTACGGTACCTGGTCCCCTATGCactcgtcgccggcctgcTGTACGCCGGCTTCTACCCCCCCGCTTAA
- a CDS encoding uncharacterized protein (TransMembrane:2 (o20-43i173-194o); COG:S; EggNog:ENOG503P4V7) produces the protein MKLAELRLSSTLHGWDPLRILAQIAAVQAVHYILLAAFVPPLLSIFTETPALRFEGGPAQVGMLVDWRELASQPTWDWARENTTYAPSQGTMSAADKAAAAKWSAGALWLSEGNHTGVRTLPPDAYVWNETSGETTVQDPNVLKVPAASAVSLQELQLERWEWQHTHDTRRGWAISAAWAMTVFFDVQVLYYLVRKPTHVLDFVCTMHFLHL, from the exons AtgaagctcgccgagctgcggctGTCGTCGACGCTGCACGGCTGGGATCCGCTCAGGATCCTCGCTCAGATCGCTGCGGTGCAGGCAGTGCACTATATTCTCCTCGCGGCGTTTGTGCCGCCCCTCTTGTCCATCTTTACCGAGACccccgcgctgcgcttcgagggggggccggcgcaggtcgGCATGTTGGTCGACtggcgcgagctcgcgagcCAGCCGACGTGGGACTGGGCGCGAGAAAACACGACTTACGCCCCGTCACAAGGCACGATGAGCGCCGCAGAcaaggccgcggccgccaagTGGTCCGCCGGTGCACTGTGGCTCAGCGAGGGCAATCAcaccggcgtgcgcacgctcccgCCGGACGCGTACGTCTGGAACGAGACATCCGGCGAGACGACCGTGCAGGACCCGAACGTGCTTAAAGTGCCGGCCGCGAGTGCCGTCTCGCTGCAAGAGCTCCAGCTGGAGCGCTGGGAATGGCAGCATACCCACGACACGCGACGGGGATGGGCCATCTCTGCTGCGTGGGCCATGACCGTGTTCTTTGACGTGCAGGTCCTGTACTACCTCGTGCGCAAGCCGACGCACGTCCTCGACTTTGTGTGCACGATGCACTTTTTGCACCTC TGA
- the APS2 gene encoding AP-2 complex subunit sigma (COG:U; EggNog:ENOG503NW9H; BUSCO:EOG09265FGA), with product MIRFIMIQNRQGKVRLAKYYAPYDAADKGRLTGDVHRLIAPRDQRSQSNFVEYQNYKLVYRRYAGLYFCTCIDMDDNELAYLEAIHLFVEILDAHFANVCELDLVFHFYKVYAILDEIFLAGEIEETSKSDVLARLDQRTSLY from the exons ATGATCCGCTTCATCATGATCCAGAACCGGCAAGGGAAGGTGCGCCTGGCGAAGTACTATGCGCCGTATGATGCTGCGGACAAGGGACGCCTCAcgggcgacgtgcaccgtctcattgcgccgcgcgaccaGCGCTCGCAGAGCAACTTTGTCGAG TATCAAAACTACAAGCTCGTCTATCGGCGGTACGCGGGCCTGTACTTTTGCACGTGCATCGACATGGACGACAACGAGCTGGCGTacctcgaggcgatccACCTCTTTGTCGAgatcctcgacgcgcactTTGCCAATGTGTGCGAGCTGGATTTGGTATTTCACTTTTACAAAGTCTACgcgatcctcgacgagATCTTTTTGGCGGGCGAGATCGAGGAGACGAGCAAGTCGGACGTCCTCGCACGCCTCGATCAGCGTACGTCCCTCTACTGA
- the SLM5_2 gene encoding asparagine--tRNA ligase (COG:J; EggNog:ENOG503NV9Y): MPRMRRAAPRALGGAEPAQENVPRPDAPPASVPWFMQEEVVDVPEAQEDRSTSPIAWVPPYLPATTDIPAAVSNMIDLCVDGPLHGLVARPKAPEDIDDQHWGSVVRASPLAVIKPMPGSEAVQEGQDWIVVVEVRGEGVGGVRRVATEIGTYLKHTRPPAPTPAAELTLDDFLGAPEVVEEPRGERPAGLSRIEHELGTELPAWKIQEIALSRKFPDGWTPSTKLSHEAQHGLRLLHASDPERFDISVLSRRFRISPESVRRILKSRWRPSPEEAERQNRRAKALEASRNEPLSREQEELAALRGDVPLEPAHRPEAAHDAYEHPVRFEGLVSSADLAVGRARQKSVASRGSGDWCLVDAGWCVVHVMTESARALVPCAH; the protein is encoded by the exons ATGCCGCgtatgcgccgcgccgcgccgcgcgcgttgggcggcgcggagcCGGCGCAGGAAAACGTGCCGAGGCCAGACGCACCTCCTGCGTCTGTGCCTTGGTTCATGCAGGAAGAGGTTGTGGATGTGCCAGAGGCGCAAGAGGACCGCAGCACATCGCCCATTGCCTGGGTTCCCCCGTACCTCCCGGCGACGACCGACATTCCCGCCGCCGTCTCCAACATGATTGATCTGTGCGTCGACGGgccgctgcacggcctcgtcgcgcgccccAAGGCGCCCGAAGACATCGACGACCAGCACTGGGGCTcggtcgtgcgcgcctcgccgctcgccgtgaTCAAGCCCATGCCGGGCTCGGAAGCGGTCCAGGAAGGCCAGGACTGGATCGTGGTGGTCGAAGTACGCGGCGAGGGCGTCGgtggcgtgcgccgcgtcgctaCCGAGATTGGAACCTAT CTCAAGCATACCCGCCCGCCCgcaccgacgccggccgcggagctgacgctcgacgacttcctcggcgcccccgaggtcgtcgaggagccgcggggcgagcgcccggcgggcctgtcgcgcatcgagcacgagctcggcaccgaGCTGCCTGCGTGGAAGATTCAAGAGATTGCGCTCTCGCGCAAGTTTCCCGACGGCTGGACGCCCAGCACCAAGCTCTCGCACGAGGCACagcacggcctgcgcctcttgcacGCGTCCGATCCCGAGCGTTTTGACATCAGTGTGCTGAGCCGCCGCTTCCGCATCAGCCCggagagcgtgcgccgcatcctcAAGTCGCGCTGGCGCCCGTCGCCCGAGGAAGCCGAGCGGCAGAACCgccgcgccaaggcgctggaGGCGTCGCGCAACGAGCCCCTCTCGCGCGAGCAagaggagctcgcggcgctgcgtggcgacgtgccgcttgagcctgcgcaccgccccgaggccgcgcacgacgcgtaCGAGCACCCAGTGCGTTTCGAGGGGCTCGTGTCCAGCGCGGACCTCGCCgtgggccgtgcgcggcaaaagagcgtcgcgtcgcgcggcagcggcgactGGTGCCTGGTGGATGCGGGCTGGTGCGTTGTGCACGTCATGACCGAGTCGGCGCGTGCAC TCGTTCCGTGCGCCCACtag
- a CDS encoding uncharacterized protein (TransMembrane:2 (o31-48i60-80o); COG:S; EggNog:ENOG503P2CU) yields the protein MPIKEFDTPYPLIDTDPHFRRVINYFRPSDYTAWAGTAAAFPSALFLLERSDPSRARYGLGTALRLSAFLGLAGGFLLAYQRSTFRFWGWTENDREHERAKEEVASGKVAGIGASSLSPEMQGAAFRNSLFSQLNFAIMPWFNLVNHDHHAPSSGSEKSE from the exons ATGC CGATCAAGGAGTTTGACACGCCGTACCCGTTGATTGACACAGACCCGCACTTTAGGCGGGTCATCAACTACTTCCGCCCCTCGGACTACACCGCGTGGGCCGGCACGGCTGCTGCGTTCCCCAGCGCCCTCTTTTTGTTGGAGCGCTCGGACCCGTCCCGGGCGCGCTACGGTCTGGGCACTGCGCTGCGTCTGTCTGCGTTCCTAGGCCTTGCGGGTGGTTTCCTGCTGGCATAccagcgctcgacgt TCCGCTTCTGGGGCTGGACCGAGAACGACCGtgagcacgagcgtgccAAGGAGGAGGTTGCCTCGGGCAAGGTCGCCGGtatcggcgcctcgtcgctctcgccTGAAATGCAGGGCGCGGCCTTCCGCAACAGTCTCTTTTCCCAGCTGAACTTTG CCATCATGCCCTGGTTCAACCTGGTGAACCACGACCAccacgcgccgtcgtctgGCTCGGAGAAGTCCGAATAG
- a CDS encoding uncharacterized protein (EggNog:ENOG503P286; COG:S), with the protein MSDALAPQAAVPDVDATDASGNPQLIAADGTQLFPFSVDPEKCTVNAPGQDVQLLNMLARWTSMLPPQAPFPPPPNIVQTKISENVVQAKDMGNGRFRQQDWQGAIKHYTMAIAMASSRPLWEANELVRDELSMLLANRSAAFASAGAYIEALCDADAVIKIKKPWGKGHFRKGKALVGLQRYEEARAAFTLGQQFEPDNEEFAKAIAALPSS; encoded by the coding sequence ATGAGCGACGCACTGGCTCCGCAGGCGGCAGTGCCCGACGTGGACGCGACGGATGCGTCGGGAAACCCCCAGCTGATTGCCGCGGATGGCACCCAGCTCTTCCCCTTCTCGGTAGACCCCGAAAAATGCACGGTGAACGCGCCTGGCCAGGACGTGCAGCTGCTGAATATGCTCGCGCGTTGGACGTCGATGCTGCCGCCCCAAGCGCCGTTCCCCCCGCCCCCGAACATTGTCCAGACGAAGATCTCGGAGAACGTTGTGCAGGCAAAGGATATGGGCAACGGCCGTTTCCGCCAGCAAGACTGGCAGGGAGCGATCAAGCACTATACGATGGCGATCGCCATGGCCTCCAGCCGTCCGCTGTGGGAGGCCAACGAGCTGGTGCGTGACGAGCTCTCGATGCTCCTCGCGAaccgcagcgcggcgtttgcgagcgcgggcgcgtacatcgaggcgctctgcgacgcggacgccgTCATCAAGATCAAGAAGCCCTGGGGCAAGGGGCACTTTCGCAAGggcaaggcgctcgtcggcctgcagcggtacgaggaggcgcgcgccgcctttACGCTCGGACAGCAGTTTGAGCCGGACAATGAAGAGTTCGCCAAGGCGATTGCGGCACTCCCCAGTTCATAA
- the atp12 gene encoding ATP synthase mitochondrial F1 complex assembly factor 2 (BUSCO:EOG09264L6D; COG:C; EggNog:ENOG503NVZS) translates to MLRGLSLGRAALRAAPLCAVRAEPVRALSVTPMRLRQAPPEPKMDLPPSGERAEKTFSRFWKKVSVGHVPADAEAEEHFTVLLDKRALRTPGGKVLTVPADRPLLACLISEEWDTQTQVLKPHSLPLTSLASRAIDGLATEKERAEVVDYLLRYFDTDSITFYEKQPKALVELQTTRWDPILDWAREFFQIEINAAHGALTSAQPAASRARIADVLTALSPLELAVMERAVMTTKSIFTSFALFYRRIEAEQAALAAEVETAAQVSTWGAVEDSHDVDHAELRRQLASVACAQVTTEPELVERFVEVLKQKYSA, encoded by the coding sequence ATGCTGCGTGGTCTGAGCCTgggccgcgctgcgctgcgcgccgcgccgctgtgTGCGGTGCGTGCTGAGCCTGTGCGCGCGCTGAGCGTCAcgccgatgcgcctgcgccaggcgccgccggagcCGAAAATGGACctgccgccgagcggcgagcgcgccgaaaAGACCTTTTCGCGCTTCTGGAAAAAGGTCAGCGTGGGCCATGTGCCtgcggacgccgaggccgaggagcactttaccgtgctgctcgacaagcgtgcgctgcgcacgccgggTGGCAAGGTGCTCACCGTGCCGGCAGACCGCCCGCTTTTGGCGTGCCTCATCTCGGAAGAATGGGATACCCAGACGCAGGTGCTCAAGCCGCACTCGCTGCCCCTCACCTCGcttgcgtcgcgcgccatcGACGGCCTCGCGACGGAGAAAGAGCGCGCAGAGGTCGTCGACTACCTGCTGCGCTACTTTGATACCGACTCGATCACCTTTTACGAGAAGCagcccaaggcgctcgtcgagctccagACTACGCGCTGGGACCCGATCCTGGATTGGGCGCGCGAGTTTTTCCAGATCGAGATcaacgcggcgcacggcgcgctgacgagcgcgcagccggctgcgtcgcgtgcgcgcatcgccgacgtcCTCACCGCCCTCTCTCCTCTGGAGCTCGCGGTGATGGAGCGCGCGGTGATGACGACCAAGTCCATCTTTACCTCGTTCGCCCTCTTTTaccggcgcatcgaggcggagcaggcggcgctcgcagcCGAAGTCGAGACTGCCGCGCAGGTGTCGACGTGGGGCGCGGTGGAAGACTcgcacgacgtcgaccacgccgagctgcggcgccagctcgcgagcgtcgcctgTGCGCAGGTGACCACCGAGccggagctcgtcgagcgcttcgTCGAGGTACTGAAGCAAAAGTATAGCGCATAG